Below is a window of Impatiens glandulifera chromosome 2, dImpGla2.1, whole genome shotgun sequence DNA.
TAGAATGTCATGGCCATGGGCTAGAAAGTAGTGTTTCGACAAGAGGCCTTTGAGTATATACATTATTGTTCCTAGTACAAGAGTTGTGACTTCTTTATTGGCTACTCACagtatcaatatatatttttcacataCCTAAACACTATCTCTTGATCTCCCTTTTATAGATCGATCGTAACTAGTATTAAAGTACATAATCCACACATATGATTTCACTTGAGCACCTCAAGTTTAAGGATAATTCACTATAATAGCTATGAGACGCACCAGTGAcatagaataaatatattaccaTGAGGGGTCTCATGCGGGACACTCCAGTGCATTGTTAACTCCTTAACAACCACTTATATGTTCAATCAGATGATCAATTATAGTCTGGAGTCATAAGGAACAAGTAATGCAACACACACTAGTCTTACAGGTTTAATGATGTCCTATCTCAATAAACCTATGACTAGAGATCCTTTTTGATATGAACGTTATGTAATATAATAAGCGGCATATCTCATAATCACTATCATAAAAGCTTTTATAGTATCATATCATGGATTTCAACAGATTCATATTAAGAAAACACATTTTTTCACAATTAAATAATAGTATGAAACAAGTATGAAACAATGAAGATTCctttattaattgaaataatatttaattattataattaggtGCTAATGTAATGACCATTGATCACTCTTATCTAACAAACTCTCACTTGCTCTAAAGCCATTCACTTTAGTATCTAATACCACAAGaattcacatgtttttcaaaacTAGCTTGGGGAAGCGCTTTAGTAAACATATCAGATATATTCTGATCAGTGTCAACTCTTTCTATAGAGATGTCTCTATTAGAGATAATCTCtctaataatatgatatttgtgAAGTACGTGTTTGGATCTTTGATGAGATCATGGTTCCTTTGTTTGCGCAATAGCTCTATTATTATCACAGTACAATTTTATTGGATTTTCAATACTTGGAACCACTTCTAGTTCAGTAATAAACTTCTTTATCCATATAGCTTCCTTTGTCGCCTCAGAGGCCGCAATATACTCCGCTTCAGTTTTTGAATCCGCTGTCGTCGCTTGTTTGGAACTCTTCCAATTTACTGCACCCCCATTTATGATAAACACAAAATTCGATTGGGATTTTGAATCATCTTTATCTGTGTGAAAACTATCATTTGTATACCCACTTATTTCAAGTTCATGTCCTCCATATATCAAGAATTTATCTTTAGTTCTTCGTAAATACTTTAGGATATTCTTGACTGTAATCCAATGACTTTCATCTGGATTTGACTGATATCTACTCGTTGCACTTAATGCATACAATACATCAGGTCTTGTACATAACATAGCATACATGATGGATCCAATCGCCGAAGCATACGAAATCTCATTCATGTGAATCCTTTCTTCATGCGTTGTTGGACACATGGATCTAGAAATATGTTCTTTGTGCATCATAGGAACATATCATTTCTTAGATTCTTCCATGATAAATCTCCTTAGCACTTTATCTATATATGTTGCATGTGAAAGACCAAGCAATTTTCTTgatctatctctatagatcCTGATGCCCAATATATAACTTGCTTCCCCTAGGTCTTTCATGGAGAAATTCTACGATAACTAAATTTTGGTGGACTGTAACATTGACATTTCCTATAATTGAtatgtcatctacatataaTATAAGAAACGTAATTGCACTTCCATTCACCTCCTTATATACACAAGGTTCATCTAAATTCATTATGAAACCAAACTCCTTAATTGTTTTATCGAATTTGATATTCCAACTCCTTGATGTCTGATTCAATCAATAAATGGACCTTTATAATTTGCACACCTTCTCACTATCTTTGGAAGTGAATCCGTCAGGTTGTATCATGTATACTTCCTTAGAAAAATTTCCATTCAAGAACACAGTCTTGACGTTCATTTGTCAAATCTCATAGTCATAATGAACAGTAATAACTAGGAGTATCCATGTTGATTTAAGCATAGCTACTAGAGAAAAAGTCTCGTCATAACCAACACCTTTTTTTTTGTGATATCCTTTCTCTACCAATCTTTCTTTATAAGTAAACTATTATCTTCCATGTTAGGTTTCTTCTTAAGAACCCATTTACATCCAATGGGTTTTATCCCATCGGGTGGATCAACCAAAGTCCATACTTTGCTAATTTTTATGAAATCCATTTCTAATTGCATGGCCTCAAGCCATCCCTCACGTTCTGAACTTTTCATAATGTCATCGTAGTTCATAGGCTCGTCATCTTCCATGTAAGATAATCCTCCATCTATAAGAAATTCATATCTTATAGGTGCATGAGGCCTTCTATTTGATCTACGAGGAGCTTGTGTAGTTTTAGGTCGAATCACTTCTACATTTACATGGTTCTATTGGAGAAGTCTTGACTTTGTCAATTTGAAGTTGAACTGTGTATATTTTAGTGTCTTGAATTTTATTAAGTTCAATATTACTCACACTATCTTCTCTTACAAGAAACTCTTTctctaaaaagaaaatatttctaGAGATGAACACTCTTTGCTCTCGTGGGTCATTAAAACTACATCATTTGGTTTCTCTAGGATATCCTACACACAAACacttattagatttagattttaGCTTATCTAATACTATCATCTTCACATAAGAGGGACAACCTCAAATTTTCAAATGAGACATACTGGGTCATCTGTTACTCCATTTTTTAATTGGAGTAACTTCAACTGCCTCCGTGGGTACACtatttaataagtaaataataatttgaagtgCATAACCCCAAAATAACTTTGATAATACTGcaaaactcatcattgatcAAACCATATCTAACAAGGTACAATTTCATCTTTCTGCTACACCATTGTGTTGTGGTGTATACGGTGGAGTCCGTTGAGACAATACACTATTGTATTTTAGATAATCCTAAAACTCTTGACTCAAGTATTCACCTTCTCGATCAGATCAAATTGTTTTAATACTTTTGTTCAATTGTTTTTACACTTCATTTTTAAACTCTTTGAAGTTTTCAAAAGctttaaatttgtatttcatTAAATACACATATCAAAACCTTGAGTAGCCATTTATAAATGTAATGAAATAACTATAACCTCCAGGTCCTCCACATGCTTAGTTGACATTGGGTCACATATATTAGTATGTTATAGACCCAATAGCTCTAAAGAACGCTCTCCTTTTCTACTAAAAAGCAGTTTTGTCATTTTGCCTTTAAGGCATGAAATACATGTATCACCTGATTCATAATCAAATTATCCGAAACATCTATCCTTATGAAGTTTTTCCATGCGTTTTGCTCCTATGTGGCCTAATCTATAATGCCACATATATGAGGTTAATTGATTATCTATTCTGACACACTTTGTGTTACTTATTTCAATTGAGAGTATGTCCTTAGTAAAATCTAATAAGAATGCACCATTATATATCCATCCAataccataaaaaaatattatcacgcAAAATACAACAACTTTTGTCggaaataattattcaaaaccaCTTAAAATTAAGGTTGAAATAGATATAATATGCTTAATAAGTGTAGgaacaaaataacaattatccAAATCCAAAACAAGACCACTAGGTAAAGACAAAGAGTAAGTTCTCACAGCCAAAGCAGCAACTTTTGCTCCTGCCAACTCGTAGGTCGATTTCTCCTTTCCTCACTGTCCTCCTGTTTTTAAGTCCATGTATGTTAACACACAAATGTGAGTCACATCTAGTATCTAatacccattcattattaaaatcAGACTTGTTCAATAACAAACATACCTGAGAAAGTACCAGCATTTGATGCTTTGTTCTTCTTTAGTGACACCAAGTAGACCTTACAGTTTCTCTTCCAGTAGCCATCTTTACCATAATGAAAACAAGTCCCCttgtcatttttcttcttttcaaaaatcttATCCTTTCCCTTGTTACTAGAAGATGATGCATTCATTGATTTTTCAActcttttgaaaactttttttCGAACTTTGTTGGAAGATATGAGAAGaacttctttctttttcttcgtTGAAGGTTCAacttgtcacagaaaattgatGAGTTCTGGAACTGTGCTATCGATTTTGTTCAGCTTGTAGTTAAAAACAACTTGTGAATAACTACTTGGAAGTGAATGCAGAATTAGGTCAATACATAATTTCTTTTGTAATTCAAACCAAGAGTTTCCAGCCTCTCAATGTATCCAAGCATCTTCAATACATGAGTGACCGGAGAAGATCCCTCTTGCAGTTTAGAATTGAATAACAACCGCGAGACTTCGAACCTTTCATCTCGCTTGTTCATCAAACAATTCATTAAGATGTATAACATACTATAAGCATCCATATGCATGTTGTTTTTGTAACTCTGAATTCATCGAGAAAATCATCAATCCACATACTACCTCATTAGCATCCTTATGCTTATTGAATTCAGTCAATTCTTCAGGAGTAGCATCATTAGTAGGATCATCAGACAATGGCATGTCTTGTACATACCCGAGTTTCTCAGTCTTTAGGACAATCCTAATATTTATGAGCCAGTCCAAAAATTTGGTTCCAACCAACTTGTGTTCATTCATTAATGAACGGATCTCAATGGCGGTAGACATAtttgaaaatcataaaattttcttttattgttaGAAAGTATTAAAATGTAGATATTAGGACTTAAACATTTTACATATGGCTCCCACTATTTTATTGCAAGTTACGAGGCCCTCAAAATATCTTAACTCGGGATTCAATTTCACATATTATTCTAGTAAGATGATGTCCTTTCAAATTTATAATGACCCGCAACTCAGGCTGACATGATCATCATAAGTTCAAAAGGTAAGTATCGCACTATACTAATTGCATCTTTAATGCAAACATCACTAGTACTATCAACTTATTGATGTATGCATTCTGTTGGACATCAACTTCTTTATTCATATTGAGATCTCAATCTCAAAAATATCCAACGTGTCTCCATTCATTATAGTCGCTGCTCGGGACTGACATACTAGAGTAATGGTTAAAGTTTATCCATTAATTctgaaatcatattttaatgaTTCGAATATGTTCTCTCTTTAAACTCAGGCGTGATTCGCGTCACAATACCTTAAGACATGAAGAAGAACTCTCCATTCTCACCACATTAACGGAAGAcaattaattactttaatattttctttgaggtttcttttatttatatcataatatatttattatcattatatcaaaatataattaattttatgtaattatatcaaattataattattacttaTGATTTGGTATATctaaataatgaatataataattaattactatatcagttatctatatatatatatatataaatgattcttaattttgaaACCGTCCGAATTGCTGGGTCGAAAGTTgtagttaattttgatatatgtgagagtaaatgaatatttggatcggattctgggttgacctgcccaaaaattttaaacggttaaaaataaaattaaaaatgctataagtatgttttgaactcgcaacctaacaaaacaaatacaactctttgatcaactaggctaataacactttatattttaaattcaacaccaaatttgattaactcGGGACGTTATGACAATATATTTTTACCCGTGTCCATCGCACGGGGATCTTCTTAGTATATTTAAATGACACTAATGTGTTTTTTAATAGACGACCATCCACACGAGCAAGGAGAAGGCATTGTGAAGGctggttaaatttttttaactataaaatatattatagtccatctcaaataaattaaaattagtctaaataatatttgattaaaaaaaattgtgtttgttttgttttgacaACATATTTTAGTGATGAAGACCCTAATAAGGCAAAGCATACTAACATTATTTTTGGTGTAGTGTGAAAGCCTTCTGATAAAGTTGAAATATCTCATTACAATTAATATGATTTCATTCACCAACCTCATTGACACCTAAAATTACATGTGTCTTTCCTCCTTGCCAACAAACCAATTTAGTCaaaaatttaatatgtttttttttactaagATGGCATGTTCCACGTGGATTTTAGCTTATCTAGTTCACAAAAGAACATTTTCATGAAAAAAAAACCATCATAGCAAATTCTACTTGGCTAAATTTTTGATGGAAAAATTAAGTAGAGAATGAAAAAAATCACATTGGCATTAAATTATTTTGCCTATATTTTTTACAAAGAAAAATCACCTTGGCATTTTTTTGAGTAACATAATTTTTTACCAATATAATAATCTTGACTTAGTTTATGATTGAGAAAATCTATCTAGTCATGGTTTTAAAACTAGTGGACACTATAATGATTTTGGATGGAGAAAAATCACATTTGACTataagacaatgtctcccaaggatgaagaggaaaaataagaaatgtgcagtgttccatatgctttagcaataggcagtctgatgtatgcaatggtctgtacaatatcagatatagctcatgcggttggagtagttagtcgtttcctttcaaatcc
It encodes the following:
- the LOC124924413 gene encoding secreted RxLR effector protein 161-like — translated: MCPTTHEERIHMNEISYASAIGSIMYAMLCTRPDVLYALSATSRYQSNPDESHWITVKNILKYLRRTKDKFLIYGGHELEISGYTNDSFHTDKDDSKSQSNFVFIINGGAVNWKSSKQATTADSKTEAEYIAASEATKEAIWIKKFITELEVVPSIENPIKLYCDNNRAIAQTKEP